A genome region from Eurosta solidaginis isolate ZX-2024a chromosome 2, ASM4086904v1, whole genome shotgun sequence includes the following:
- the TpnC25D gene encoding troponin C produces MEDDEKMDIMRKAFQMFDTQKSGFIETLRLKTILNSMGQMFEESELQSLVDENDPEDTGKVNFDGFCNIAAHFLEEEDAEAIQKELKEAFRLYDREGNGYITTSTLKEILAALDDKLSSSDLDGIIAEIDTDGSGTVDFDEFMEMMTGD; encoded by the exons atg GAGGATGATGAGAAAATGGACATCATGCGCAAGGCATTCCAAATGTTTGACACCCAAAAGTCCGGTTTCATTGAAACACTCCGCCTCAAAACGATACTCAATAGTATGGGTCAAATGTTCGAGGAGAGCGAATTGCAATCTTTAGTCGATGAGAATGATCCCGAAGATACGGGAAAAGTTAACTTCGATGGATTCTGTAATATTGCGGCGCATTTTCTTGAGGAAGAAGACGCCGAAGCCATACAAAAAGAATTGAAGGAAGCGTTCCGTTTGTACGATCGTGAAGGTAACGGTTATATTACCACATCAACACTGAAAGAAATTCTAGCGGCATTGGATGATAAACTCTCATCAAGTGATTTGGATGGTATTATTGCGGAAATTGATACAGATGGATCGGGCACTGTAGATTTTGATG AATTCATGGAGATGATGACTGGAGATTAA